From the Spiroplasma sp. BIUS-1 genome, one window contains:
- a CDS encoding RluA family pseudouridine synthase has protein sequence MTIIKVNQNDVDQTVFNFIKKNFKSTNLSIIYKWFRKGKVKINDVRIKDTKVKIKLNDEIKVYDSSQAEKRDDFEEVDFSSLEIIYEDENILIVDKQPNLEVHSPVNINLDQIVKSYLKDKGEYNPESENSFVISHVHRIDKLTKGLVIYAKNKITLDSLLKELNNKSKIQKLYLAKTENNQLQTGKVTGYIKYDNDNQKARFRIEKFNNTKKVEQINNLIDAEKNIYEIQIITGRKHQIRAVCDFFKSPICKDFRYGAKRSELREIDLIAYKLIFEGFEDHLAYLNGNEYKSKYNF, from the coding sequence ATGACAATAATAAAAGTTAATCAAAATGATGTTGATCAAACTGTCTTTAACTTTATCAAAAAGAATTTTAAATCAACTAATTTATCAATAATTTATAAATGATTTAGAAAAGGTAAAGTAAAAATTAATGATGTTAGAATAAAAGATACAAAAGTTAAAATAAAATTAAACGACGAAATAAAAGTGTATGATAGTAGCCAAGCAGAAAAGAGAGATGACTTTGAGGAAGTTGATTTTTCTAGTTTAGAAATAATTTATGAAGATGAGAATATATTAATAGTTGATAAACAACCAAACTTAGAAGTTCATTCTCCAGTAAATATAAATTTAGATCAAATTGTAAAAAGTTATCTAAAGGATAAAGGTGAATATAACCCTGAAAGTGAAAATAGTTTTGTAATAAGTCATGTTCACAGAATTGATAAATTAACAAAAGGTTTAGTGATATATGCTAAAAACAAAATTACATTGGACTCTTTATTGAAAGAACTTAACAATAAAAGTAAAATTCAAAAATTATATTTAGCTAAAACAGAGAATAATCAACTGCAAACAGGAAAAGTAACAGGCTATATAAAATATGATAATGATAATCAAAAAGCTAGATTTAGAATTGAAAAATTCAATAATACTAAAAAAGTAGAGCAAATTAATAATTTAATCGATGCTGAAAAAAATATATATGAAATTCAAATAATAACTGGAAGAAAACATCAAATTAGAGCTGTTTGTGATTTTTTTAAATCTCCAATTTGCAAAGATTTCAGATATGGGGCAAAAAGAAGTGAATTAAGAGAAATAGACTTAATTGCTTATAAATTAATCTTTGAAGGATTTGAAGATCATTTAGCATATCTAAATGGTAATGAATACAAATCAAAATATAATTTTTAA
- a CDS encoding amidase family protein, whose protein sequence is MNFKNITLKEVHEKLIKNEIKVTDLVKSVLENAKKEMESNFLITLCEDEAIKRAELLENKITEGNVLNGIPFIHKDNISTKNILTTAGSKILSNYIPAFDATIETKFKESNSILIGKAALDELSMGGTGLFSFNGEVRNPHDFNRIAGGSSSGSAYAVAKGIVPFATGGDTGDSIRKPASLTGTVGFKPTYGSISRYGAIPYAPSLDHLGFFTNNVEDQAYLCEATFGYDEKDFTSIENKQDFVKNINNLDKKIKFGYIKHVDNCLEGQLKEDYKKLYELLRQEGHEVIELDFNIKLLQAIPATYMMISFAEGASTHSNLDGIRFGMRAEGKDYKEIIRNSRTQGFGETVKRRFIIGSYQLKSENQEILLAKSKKVRRMIVEELDRLYEQVDILIIPPTLAPAQTVDHVYGVDVEQKGDAENAFVEDILILANFNGMPSITIPFVTQDKMPIGINLNAKPKEDLKVLQAAKFVEELVTKNFRQVGDLDE, encoded by the coding sequence ATGAATTTTAAAAATATAACTTTAAAAGAGGTTCATGAAAAGTTAATAAAAAATGAAATCAAAGTTACTGATTTAGTAAAATCTGTTTTAGAAAATGCTAAAAAAGAAATGGAGAGTAATTTTTTAATAACTTTATGTGAAGATGAGGCTATAAAAAGAGCAGAACTTTTAGAAAATAAAATCACAGAAGGAAACGTATTAAACGGCATTCCATTTATTCACAAAGATAATATTTCTACAAAAAATATATTAACAACAGCTGGTTCAAAAATACTTTCAAACTATATTCCAGCATTTGATGCAACGATAGAAACAAAATTCAAAGAATCTAATTCAATATTAATAGGTAAAGCTGCACTTGATGAATTATCTATGGGTGGAACAGGATTGTTTTCATTTAATGGAGAAGTAAGAAACCCTCATGACTTTAACAGAATAGCTGGAGGAAGTTCAAGTGGTAGTGCTTATGCTGTAGCTAAAGGAATTGTTCCATTTGCAACAGGTGGAGATACAGGTGACTCAATTAGAAAACCTGCGAGTTTAACTGGTACTGTTGGATTTAAACCAACTTACGGTTCTATTTCAAGATATGGAGCAATACCATATGCACCAAGCTTAGATCATTTAGGTTTTTTTACTAATAACGTTGAAGATCAAGCATATTTATGTGAAGCAACTTTTGGATATGATGAAAAAGACTTTACTTCAATTGAAAACAAACAGGATTTTGTCAAAAATATAAATAATTTAGATAAAAAAATAAAGTTTGGTTATATCAAACATGTAGATAATTGTCTTGAAGGGCAATTAAAAGAAGATTATAAAAAACTTTATGAACTCTTAAGACAAGAAGGGCATGAAGTTATTGAATTAGACTTTAATATAAAGTTATTGCAAGCTATCCCTGCAACCTACATGATGATTTCATTTGCTGAAGGAGCTTCAACACACTCTAACCTGGATGGAATTAGATTCGGTATGAGAGCTGAAGGAAAAGACTACAAAGAAATAATAAGAAATTCTAGAACTCAAGGTTTTGGAGAAACTGTTAAGAGAAGATTTATAATTGGTAGTTACCAGTTAAAATCAGAAAACCAAGAAATTCTTTTGGCAAAATCTAAAAAAGTTAGAAGAATGATAGTTGAAGAACTTGATAGACTTTATGAACAAGTAGATATTTTAATTATTCCTCCAACTTTAGCACCAGCACAAACTGTAGATCATGTTTATGGAGTTGATGTTGAACAAAAAGGTGATGCCGAAAATGCATTTGTAGAAGATATTTTAATTCTTGCAAACTTTAACGGTATGCCTTCAATTACAATTCCTTTCGTAACTCA
- the gatC gene encoding Asp-tRNA(Asn)/Glu-tRNA(Gln) amidotransferase subunit GatC, with amino-acid sequence MKINLELLKELQDDVMLDLSEEELKNILKYENDILQKFEKVLSIDTEGVEELHYPFDLNKTYLREDEEISLLEKEDVLKNAPSVDGDFITITKVVK; translated from the coding sequence ATGAAAATAAATTTGGAATTATTAAAAGAACTTCAAGATGATGTGATGTTGGATCTTAGTGAAGAAGAATTAAAAAACATTCTTAAATATGAGAATGATATTTTACAAAAGTTTGAAAAAGTTTTATCAATAGACACTGAAGGTGTAGAGGAGTTACATTATCCTTTTGATTTAAACAAAACATACTTGAGAGAAGATGAAGAAATTAGTCTTTTAGAGAAAGAGGATGTATTGAAAAACGCTCCAAGTGTCGATGGTGATTTTATAACAATCACAAAGGTGGTTAAATAA
- a CDS encoding PTS glucose transporter subunit IIA encodes MGLFTKNKNLDVFAPVDGEVIDLSKVEDEVFSEKMLGDGLALVPENGEFVAPIDGKLVTVFPSGHAYGIANSNGVEILLHIGLDTVSLNGEGFDINVKQGQNVKKGDLLVEVDIENVAKKVPSMQTPLIFTTDSMNGRSFEIVKTGKVKKGDLIAQVK; translated from the coding sequence ATGGGATTATTTACAAAAAATAAAAATTTAGATGTATTCGCACCAGTTGATGGTGAAGTAATAGATCTTTCAAAAGTTGAAGACGAAGTGTTTTCAGAAAAAATGTTGGGAGATGGTTTAGCTTTAGTTCCTGAAAATGGTGAATTTGTAGCACCAATTGATGGAAAACTTGTAACTGTTTTCCCAAGTGGTCACGCTTATGGAATTGCTAATTCAAATGGAGTAGAAATTTTATTACACATTGGTTTAGATACAGTATCATTAAACGGAGAAGGTTTTGATATCAATGTTAAACAAGGACAAAATGTTAAAAAAGGTGACTTGTTAGTTGAAGTTGATATTGAAAACGTAGCAAAAAAAGTTCCATCAATGCAAACACCTTTAATTTTTACAACAGATTCAATGAATGGAAGAAGTTTTGAAATTGTTAAGACAGGAAAAGTTAAAAAAGGTGACTTAATAGCACAAGTAAAATAA
- the ligA gene encoding NAD-dependent DNA ligase LigA, with protein sequence MKEILDKINKLKIDLNKWGHAYYVLDNPIVDDAEYDKSLNELIKLEKEYPEFLTSDSPTQKVGGVVMEKFEKYKHKLPMLSLSNAFNKEDLLNFDDQILKEIENKNYNFFVEPKIDGLSISLIYKNGNLFKGVTRGDGVYGEDVTSNVKTIKSIPLSISDKSDYVEIRGEVFLSKNEFEKINKQRQNNDEEIFANPRNAAAGTLRQLDSSIAASRKLDAFLYYFMDREKFHTHSDSLKYLEEMDFKVNKLGKICNNIEEVYNHIQFIQEQREKLDYEIDGVVIKINDFDLYEKVGYTAKSPKWAIAFKFPAEVKETKLKNIFATVGRTGRITYNASLEPVQIAGTTVQAATLHNADFIIQRDIRIGGKVKIKKAGDIIPEVISPIEDDNYLKLEKWIEDKVCPECNSDLERVEGEVDQYCINSQCPRKIVRGLEHFVSRDAMNIEGLSIKIIEKLFENNFIKNVGDIYKLNKYKNDLIKLDKMGEKSVNNLLDSIEKSKNNSFDKLFFGLGIRHVGKKTAKTLAINFKTIDKISALTFEDLEQVNDVGPIVAKSVCDWFAIKQNNDLIEALKQEKVNMTYLGNEGTKNNDKITLKSFVITGTLSKPRNHFRDLLEEYGAKVIDTVSKKTDFLLAGKEAGSKLEKAEKLGVKILTEEEFLEMIGE encoded by the coding sequence ATGAAAGAAATACTGGACAAAATAAATAAACTTAAAATTGATTTAAATAAGTGGGGTCATGCTTATTATGTTTTGGATAACCCAATCGTAGATGATGCTGAGTATGACAAATCTTTAAATGAATTAATAAAACTGGAAAAAGAATATCCAGAATTTTTAACTTCCGATTCACCAACACAAAAAGTTGGTGGAGTTGTTATGGAAAAATTTGAAAAGTATAAACACAAACTTCCAATGTTAAGTTTATCAAACGCTTTCAATAAAGAAGATCTTTTAAACTTCGATGATCAAATTCTAAAAGAAATTGAAAATAAAAATTATAATTTTTTTGTTGAGCCTAAAATAGATGGGCTATCAATATCTTTAATTTATAAAAATGGAAATCTTTTTAAAGGAGTTACTAGAGGTGATGGTGTTTATGGAGAAGACGTTACTTCTAATGTTAAAACAATTAAAAGTATTCCTCTTTCAATTTCTGATAAAAGTGATTATGTCGAAATAAGAGGAGAAGTTTTTTTATCTAAAAACGAATTTGAAAAAATAAATAAACAAAGACAAAATAATGATGAAGAAATTTTTGCTAACCCAAGAAATGCAGCTGCTGGAACTCTAAGACAATTAGACTCTTCGATTGCGGCTTCAAGAAAGTTAGATGCATTTTTATATTACTTTATGGACAGAGAAAAGTTTCACACACACAGTGACTCATTAAAATACTTAGAAGAAATGGATTTCAAAGTTAATAAACTTGGTAAAATTTGTAATAATATTGAAGAAGTTTATAACCACATACAATTCATACAAGAACAAAGAGAAAAACTTGATTATGAAATTGATGGTGTTGTTATAAAAATAAATGACTTTGATCTTTATGAAAAAGTTGGTTACACCGCAAAGTCTCCTAAGTGAGCAATCGCTTTTAAATTTCCAGCAGAAGTTAAAGAAACTAAACTAAAAAATATTTTTGCAACAGTTGGTAGAACAGGGAGAATAACATATAACGCTTCATTGGAACCGGTTCAAATTGCAGGAACAACAGTTCAAGCAGCTACTCTACACAATGCTGACTTTATAATTCAAAGAGATATAAGAATTGGTGGTAAAGTGAAAATAAAAAAAGCAGGTGACATAATACCTGAAGTTATTTCACCAATCGAAGATGACAATTATTTAAAATTAGAAAAATGAATTGAAGATAAAGTTTGTCCGGAATGTAATTCTGATTTAGAAAGAGTGGAAGGAGAAGTTGATCAATATTGCATCAACTCTCAATGTCCAAGAAAAATAGTTAGAGGATTAGAACATTTTGTTTCTAGAGATGCTATGAATATTGAAGGGCTAAGTATAAAAATTATTGAAAAGCTTTTTGAAAATAATTTTATAAAAAATGTTGGAGATATTTATAAATTAAATAAATACAAAAACGACTTAATTAAACTTGATAAAATGGGTGAAAAGTCAGTAAATAATTTATTAGACTCAATTGAAAAATCAAAAAATAACTCTTTTGATAAATTATTTTTTGGTTTAGGTATTAGACATGTAGGAAAGAAAACAGCTAAAACATTAGCAATTAATTTTAAAACAATTGACAAAATTTCTGCACTAACTTTTGAAGATTTGGAACAAGTAAATGATGTTGGCCCAATTGTTGCAAAATCAGTTTGTGACTGATTTGCAATAAAGCAAAACAATGATTTGATAGAAGCTCTAAAACAAGAAAAAGTTAATATGACTTATTTGGGTAATGAAGGTACTAAAAATAATGATAAAATTACTTTGAAAAGCTTTGTCATAACAGGTACACTAAGCAAACCTAGAAATCACTTCAGAGATTTATTAGAAGAGTATGGCGCAAAAGTAATAGATACTGTAAGTAAAAAAACGGATTTTTTACTAGCCGGAAAAGAAGCTGGAAGTAAATTAGAAAAGGCTGAAAAACTTGGTGTAAAAATTCTTACAGAAGAAGAGTTTTTAGAAATGATAGGTGAATAG
- a CDS encoding CPBP family intramembrane glutamic endopeptidase, producing the protein MENNTKGFWNNLKEKNNRFRSKHFDLSEEAKFRFDILNYKTDGMIFVTTVLIVPFILALMIWLINPDYKEGFQILYIVSVCIGLIFSCIRNNAGIFKEGYLWIYLFILGPQLASVIVSIFVSIFVKITEENKEAINSFASIITMFITEITIIALVLKYDRKIPKRIKETFKKNWKEVIFISLIGVVLLFVFVNLIITNLIETKLFGFEGSNNQESLNGSGILDGDFGNGAKIAYIILLFLFSIITAPLCEEICMRNSFNLNASNKLLGFVSSAMFFGFVHYGTTFDFGHILSYSAAGFVLSGVFLYTKGNMTYSWTIHILNNLIAFILMLAI; encoded by the coding sequence ATGGAAAACAACACTAAAGGTTTTTGAAATAATTTAAAAGAAAAAAATAATAGATTTAGATCAAAACATTTTGATTTGAGTGAAGAGGCAAAATTTAGATTTGATATACTAAATTACAAAACAGATGGAATGATATTTGTTACAACTGTTTTGATAGTTCCTTTCATTTTGGCTTTAATGATCTGATTAATTAACCCTGATTATAAAGAAGGTTTTCAAATACTATATATTGTTTCTGTTTGTATTGGTCTAATATTTAGTTGTATAAGAAATAATGCCGGAATCTTTAAGGAGGGTTATTTATGAATATATTTATTCATATTGGGACCTCAATTAGCAAGCGTTATTGTTTCTATTTTTGTTTCTATTTTTGTAAAAATAACTGAAGAAAATAAAGAAGCAATCAATTCGTTTGCATCCATAATTACTATGTTTATAACAGAGATTACAATAATAGCTTTGGTTTTAAAATATGATAGAAAAATACCTAAAAGAATAAAAGAAACCTTTAAAAAAAATTGAAAAGAAGTAATTTTCATATCTTTAATTGGAGTTGTTTTACTATTTGTGTTTGTAAATTTAATAATTACAAATCTTATTGAAACAAAATTATTTGGATTTGAGGGAAGTAATAATCAAGAGAGTTTAAATGGTTCTGGAATACTAGATGGTGATTTTGGTAATGGTGCAAAAATAGCATACATTATATTGCTATTTCTTTTTTCAATAATAACAGCACCTTTGTGTGAAGAAATTTGTATGAGAAATAGTTTTAATTTAAATGCATCAAACAAGTTATTGGGTTTTGTTTCTAGTGCTATGTTTTTTGGATTTGTTCACTACGGGACAACTTTTGATTTTGGACATATTTTAAGTTATAGTGCAGCAGGTTTTGTGCTTTCTGGAGTATTTCTATATACAAAAGGTAACATGACATATTCATGAACAATTCATATATTAAATAATTTAATTGCTTTTATATTAATGTTGGCAATTTAA
- a CDS encoding DNA-3-methyladenine glycosylase I — MKRCDWKSNNPILLEYHDKEWAKITHDDNLIFETLILETMQAGLSWLTILLKRDNFRKAFDNFDYNKIANYKKEKLEELLLNDGIVKNKLKIYSLPINANCFINVQKEFGSFDKYIWQFVDNKQIVNDVKTMNDLDAKNDLSILISKDLKKRGFKFTGPVTVYSFLQAIGIYNDHWNDCFAKFL, encoded by the coding sequence ATGAAAAGATGTGATTGAAAAAGCAACAACCCAATATTGTTGGAATATCATGATAAAGAGTGGGCGAAAATAACTCATGATGATAATCTTATTTTTGAAACTTTAATTTTAGAAACTATGCAAGCAGGTTTAAGTTGATTAACAATACTTTTAAAAAGAGATAATTTTAGAAAAGCTTTTGATAACTTTGATTACAATAAAATTGCAAATTACAAAAAAGAGAAACTTGAAGAATTATTATTAAATGATGGGATTGTGAAAAATAAATTAAAAATATATTCTTTGCCTATAAATGCAAATTGCTTTATCAATGTGCAAAAAGAATTTGGAAGTTTTGATAAATATATCTGACAATTTGTTGATAACAAACAAATTGTCAATGATGTTAAAACTATGAATGATTTAGATGCAAAAAATGATCTATCAATTTTAATTTCAAAAGATTTAAAAAAGAGAGGTTTTAAATTTACAGGACCAGTTACTGTATATTCTTTTTTGCAAGCAATTGGAATATACAATGATCATTGAAACGATTGTTTTGCTAAATTTTTATAA